One Pararge aegeria chromosome 1, ilParAegt1.1, whole genome shotgun sequence genomic region harbors:
- the LOC120624935 gene encoding facilitated trehalose transporter Tret1-like: MKIFFPKFRDGSHSNQILCAFLISMPIFSYGNCIGWMSPMTLLLQSKDSPTNVPLTDVEISWMAALPYFVCVPSTYVVAELGDKLGRKFALLFMSTVSAVIWILKLSSLNIWVFIAARILVGVVMAGSCVTCPTYIKEISEDSIRGSLGCWGALFFTTGSLFAYIIGDILSYQAILLVFVVVPVLNFVLFLLMPESPSYLIKQGKDEEAEKALIWLRCRQKFHITIQQELDFIKKEQRNDEPKGTFLLKTILTDKILFRAFQIALIAALARELCGAVPVLNFAADIFRLASGVTGLMLSPNQQAMVLGTVQLCGATMASGVIERSGRRPLLIITCLFSGLSMCILATWFLLNEFDLSPPGWIPVVTLCICIFCDASGLMPISVVIAGETFSYKYRGTVLATTMAISSSSDFFQLLFFKSAAKSIGVYSAFYFFGAMCLATSLYVFLVVPETKNRKLEEIYHDLLTKKEKKDIENHLNDAN; the protein is encoded by the exons atgaaaattttttttccaaaatttcgCGATGGGAGCCATTCTAATCAGATATTATGTGCATTCTTGA tttctaTGCCTATCTTCAGCTACGGAAACTGCATAGGATGGATGTCCCCAATGACTCTACTTTTGCAATCAAAAGACTCTCCAACCAACGTTCCTCTTACGGATGTCGAG ATTTCATGGATGGCGGCACTGCCATATTTTGTATGCGTGCCATCAACATACGTCGTCGCAGAATTGGGAGACAAGTTAGGAAGAAAATTTGCTCTACTTTTTATGTCAACAGTTAGTGCC GTGATTTGGATCCTAAAGCTTTCTTCTTTGAACATCTGGGTGTTCATTGCTGCACGGATTCTGGTCGGTGTGGTAATGGCGGGAAGCTGCGTTACCTGCCCCACATATATCAAAGAGATTTCCGAAGACAGTATAAGAGGATCTCTAGGATGCTGG GGagcattattttttacaactgGGAGTCTGTTTGCTTACATAATCGGAGATATTTTAAGTTACCAAGCCATTTTGCTAGTGTTCGTGGTTGTgccagttttaaattttgtactaTTTCTCCTGATGCCGGAATCACCTTCATATCTTATTAAGCAAGGAAAAGACGAG gaggCAGAAAAGGCTTTAATTTGGCTTCGCTGCAGACAAAAATTTCATATAACTATCCAACAAGAATTGGATTTTATTAAGAAAGAACAGAGAAATGACGAGCCAAAAGGAACATTTCTACTGAAAACTATCC taacgGATAAGATACTTTTTCGAGCTTTTCAAATAGCGCTTATCGCGGCTTTAGCACGGGAGTTATGCGGTGCTGTACCAGTATTAAATTTTGCTGCTGATATATTTCGTCTGGCGTCAGGCGTAACTGGTTTGATGCTTAGTCCGAATCAGCAAGCGATGGTACTGGGCACGGTGCAATTGTGCGGTGCGACCATGGCATCGGGAGTCATTGAGAGGTCTGGTAGACGG ccGCTTTTAATCATCACGTGTCTCTTTTCTGGCCTCAGCATGTGCATTCTAGCAACTTGGTTTTTGCTCAATGAGTTTGATCTCAGTCCTCCTGGATGGATTCCAGTGGTAACCTTATGCATTTGCATTTTCTGTGATGCTTCAGGGCTTATGCCGATATCTGTTGTCATTGCGGGTGAAACATTCTCCTATAAG TACCGAGGAACTGTGTTAGCGACTACAATGGCGATTTCGTCGTCATCGGACTTCTTTCAACTactattttttaagtcggcgGCTAAATCTATAGGAGTCTACTCGGCGTTTTACTTTTTTGGAGCAATGTGCTTAGCGACATCCTTATATGTTTTCCTCGTGGTGCCAGAGACGAAGAATAGAAAGCTCGAAGAAATTTACCATGACCTACTGACTAAGAAGGAGAAGAAAGATATTGAAAATCATTTGAATGATGCAAATTAA
- the LOC120627057 gene encoding complement factor I-like: MAAVMHLVVTISLVTTAIYGARIKRLNLTPYKVGGPVACISKNNKSGLCVHESVCNEEHTIMPGGVLDLDIDYREKKQCPAQSDWCCTSDVIPHPQIGVVKSDNCLPLKTDVCPWCVLLYNVVGVQPTSTRPFCLGALIGSKVIITASTCLLAAQKKMLYAQVPNSADPGKNYTVIRRQFHPNYNTGTHEHDFGILVMESDAAFIEGKARGTCIDFQVPLEGDCVGYGFDNEGQITSTFLKVTKNSCGKNGSSKDAACGLSTEEVCIVAGGGPVLCQRKNEGSYLVGVARSACNSNNEVILGGISHSKEWIENELGLMDVPNDVYT, translated from the exons ATGGCAGCTGTGATGCATTTAGTGGTCACAATTTCTTTGGTAACGACGGCAATTTACGGCGCGCGTATAAAGCGTTTGAATCTTACTCCCTATAAAGTTG GTGGCCCAGTTGCTTGTAtatcgaaaaataataaatccggTTTATGTGTACATGAATCTGTGTGTAATGAAGAGCATACGATTATGCCTGGCGGTGTGCTAGATCTTGACATTGATTATAG AGAAAAAAAGCAATGTCCAGCTCAAAGTGATTGGTGCTGCACTTCAGACGTGATTCCACATCCTCAGATCGGTGTTGTCAAAAGTG ataaTTGTTTACCGCTTAAAACTGATGTCTGTCCTTGGTGCGTTTTACTTTACAA TGTTGTTGGAGTACAGCCTACGTCAACCCGTCCTTTCTGCTTGGGCGCTTTAATAGGTTCGAAGGTCATAATAACTGCGTCCACTTGCCTATTAGCGGCTCAAAAGAAGATGCTGTATGCGCAAGTACCAAACTCTGCTGATCCAGGAAAGAACTACACTGTGATTCGACGCCAATTTCATCCGAATTATAATACTG GAACACATGAACATGATTTCGGAATATTGGTCATGGAAAGCGACGCAGCCTTTATTGAAGGGAAGGCCCGAGGAACTTGTATCGATTTCCAGGTACCATTAGAAGGCGATTGTGTGGGATACGGGTTCGATAATGAAGGACAGATTACTTCG ACGTTTTTGAAAGTGACGAAAAATAGTTGCGGAAAGAACGGTAGCTCAAAGGATGCTGCTTGTGGTTTAAGCACTGAAGAAGTATGTATAGTCGCCGGAGGGGGGCCTGTGCTATGCCAAAGAAAA AATGAGGGATCATATCTCGTAGGCGTTGCTCGTAGTGCATGCAATAGCAATAATGAAGTGATCCTTGGTGGTATTTCACATTCCAAGGAGTGGATAGAAAACGAACTTGGTTTAATGGATGTACCTAACGATGTGTACACATAG